From a region of the Daphnia magna isolate NIES linkage group LG1, ASM2063170v1.1, whole genome shotgun sequence genome:
- the LOC116929143 gene encoding NADH dehydrogenase [ubiquinone] 1 alpha subcomplex subunit 8, which yields MVLTKDVSLPSEEDLTVQEVEVSTPGLRAAAFHMGKACENANNEFMLCRQEYKDPRQCLNEGKAVTACSLDFFRKIKKNCAMEFTQFANCLDRSSCDFSFSPCRKTQAVFDKCMFDNLNMERPYFGYFSEVKVHHTERPRPEGIKKPEYPDMPLPVPDDLPLSPAKFGKRVFS from the exons ATGGTTCTCACTAAGGATGTATCCCTTCCTAGTGAAGAAGATTTAACAGTTCAAGAGGTTGAAGTTAGCACACCTGGGTTAAGAGCTGCAGCATTTCATATGGGTAAAGCATGTGAAAATGCAAATAAT GAATTTATGCTTTGTCGCCAAGAATATAAGGACCCTCGCCAATGCTTGAACGAAGGAAAAGCTGTTACTGCCTGTTCCTTGGATTTCTTCCGAAAGATTAAAAAGAACTGTGCTATGGAGTTCACACAGTTTGCCAATTGCTTGGACCGCTCCAGCTGTGATTTTAGTTTTTCACC ATGTCGAAAAACACAAGCAGTTTTTGATAAATGTATGTTTGACAACTTGAACATGGAACGGCCATATTTTGGTTATTTTTCCGAAGTAAAAGTTCATCACACAGAAAGACCCCGACCTGAAGGCATCAAGAAGCCAGAATATCCTGATATGCCATTACCAGTCCCTGATGATTTGCCCCTTTCACCAGCTAAATTTGGCAAGCGTGTGTTTTCTTAA